Proteins from a genomic interval of Neodiprion lecontei isolate iyNeoLeco1 chromosome 2, iyNeoLeco1.1, whole genome shotgun sequence:
- the LOC107222381 gene encoding uncharacterized protein C05D11.1 isoform X1, with protein MAPVDSSPASNMAGFELICSLKSNDLIPVHKYKSSNTGLTIVIAEVDGPVVNGYFCLATEAYDDDGLPHTLEHLIFLGSEKYPYKGVLDLLANRCLASGTNAWTDTDHTCYTMTTAGSEGFLSLMPIFLEHILYPTLTDSGFITEVHHVTGEGEDAGVVYCEMQGGENSGESLVHNALTRAIYPGRCGYKSETGGMMKNLRESTNNDKVRKYHKEFYRPENLTVIITGQVKHADVFKAVQPLEQKIISKGDRGPYVRPWQSPVPPLTESIDLDIHYPCDDEDNGLINIGWRGPSAVTELYQLTGCSILLKYLTDNSVSPLQREFVEINDPYASKVAYSLAENSEAMLYLIFENVPKAKIPLVKDHLVKTLKDIADGENGIDMKRLNTVIQRHILETLSNLENSPHDSVAFMVIGDILYGQTKEDLDHRLNQVEDLKKLGKEPASYWHNILKKYFIDGPMVVVRGFPSQERQREIGKSERQRVEKQVEALGAEGLKKKAQELQEAMILNERPIPDEMLTCVPIPSTDSINFHHIKSFTSDIAEQHPKLNLNNLPLFTYLDHVNTNFVYMSVIMDSAGIPQELRPYLPLLLEAILESPVKRGDTLIPYEQVVAELEADTVATSIGIGFDGTSRFSCGAYSHSVNFMLQLEPTKYEKGIQWIRELLYETELTPERLRIIAAKIVNEVAQVKRKGNKVVGDLMKGLIYSKDSNHFSSSMLRQHKFLTEIIERLNNSATQDEVLKEIESVRKMLTTSENMVFHMAVNVDKLAGQISNVYQPWEVLLPQGNNPNKSKLHVTQDWALMIPPADEPANSCVTGLGCIESAFFCQCSPCIKDFLSPDLVPLLVFLQYLTQLEGPMWRQIRGQGLSYGYSVLPHLNEGFLYLTFYRATNILAAYKEAKTIMESHFEGGKWEQALFESAKSSLIFEVIERHKSVGDVVAQSLFSYLKNVPHDYDRRMVQHISAVTIEDINRVGPKYVKQLFDPKECKTTIVCHPSKATEVAEGFGELGHNLKVYNSLEESYLNVW; from the exons ATGGCTCCCGTTGACAGTTCCCCGGCTAGTAACATGGCTGGTTTTGAGTTAATATGTtcattgaaatcgaacgaTTTAATACCCGTGCATAAATATAAATCGTCAAACACTGGACTCACCATTGTTATAGCGGAGGTGGACGGCCCCGTCGTCAACGGATACTTTTGTCTCG CCACTGAGGCCTACGACGATGACGGTCTCCCTCACACCTTGGAGCACCTGATTTTTTTAGGGAGTGAAAAATATCCTTACAAAGGTGTTCTAGACTTGTTAGCTAACAGATGTTTAGCATCAGGTACAAACGCATGGACGGATACTGACCATACTTGTTACACCATGACGACAGCTGGGAGCGAAGGATTTCTCTCACTGATGCCCATATTTCTTGAGCACATTCTGTATCCGACATTAACG GATTCTGGATTTATAACTGAAGTTCATCATGTAACTGGAGAAGGGGAAGACGCGGGTGTAGTCTATTGCGAAATGCAGGGAGGAGAAAATAGTGGAGAATCTTTGGTCCACAATGCTTTAACAAGAGCTATCTACCCGGGACGTTGTGGATATAAATCAGAAACTGGAG GTATGATGAAAAACTTGCGAGAAAGTACAAACAATGATAAAGTAAGAAAGTATCATAAGGAGTTTTACAGGCCGGAAAATTTGACCGTTATTATAACTGGGCAAGTGAAACATGCCGACGTTTTTAAAGCTGTGCAACCACTTGAACAAAAGATAATATCAAAG GGAGACAGAGGGCCATATGTAAGGCCTTGGCAAAGCCCAGTCCCGCCCTTAACAGAGAGTATTGATTTGGATATACATTATCCTTGCGACGACGAGGATAACGGACTGATAAACATAGGTTGGCGTGGTCCGTCAGCAGTTACAGAACTGTACCAATTAACAGGGTGTTCGATACTGCTTAAATATTTGACAGACAACTCAGTCAGTCCTTTACAGCGAGAGtttgttgaaataaatgaTCCTTATGCGAGTAAAGTCGCATATTCTCTTGCCGAAAATTCAGAAGCCATGTTGTacttgatatttgaaaatgtaccAAAGGCGAAGATACCGTTGGTAAAGGATCACCTAGTTAAAACGCTGAAAGATATAGCCGATGGAGAAAATGgtattgatatgaaaagatTGAACACAGTCATTCAAAGACACATATTAGAAACTTTGAGTAACTTGGAAAACAGTCCACATGATTCGGTAGCATTCATGGTAATTGGCGATATTCTTTACGGCCAGACTAAAGAAGAT CTGGACCACAGATTAAACCAAGTAGAGGATTTGAAGAAGCTTGGTAAGGAACCAGCTTCATATTGGCATAATATTTTAAAGAAATACTTTATCGATGGACCTATGGTAGTTGTGAGAGGATTTCCTAGCCAGGAGAGGCAACGGGAGATAGGTAAAAGCGAACGGCAAAGAGTAGAGAAGCAAGTAGAAGCACTGGGAGCAGAGGGTCTTAAGAAAAAAGCACAAGAACTACAGGAAGCAATGATTTTGAATGAG AGACCAATTCCTGATGAGATGTTAACATGTGTCCCAATACCCAGCACAGATTCTATAAACTTTCACCATATTAAGAGTTTCACATCGGATATAGCTGAGCAGCATCccaaattgaatttgaacaatttgCCATTGTTCACGTATTTAGATCATGTCAATACAAACTTTGTCTAT ATGTCCGTTATTATGGACTCAGCTGGTATACCACAGGAGTTGAGGCCCTATCTTCCGCTTCTTCTCGAAGCAATATTGGAAAGCCCTGTCAAAAGAGGTGACACGTTGATACCGTATGAACAAGTTGTTGCCGAACTTGAAGCGGACACTGTAGCAACTAGCATTGGAATAGGATTCGATGGAACATCTAGGTTTTCATGCGGAGCTTACAGTCACAGTGTGAACTTCATGTTACAA CTTGAGCCGACTAAATATGAGAAAGGAATACAGTGGATCAGGGAACTTCTTTACGAGACTGAACTCACTCCTGAGAGACTGAGAATCATTGCTGCTAAAATAGTCAACGAAGTTGCTCAGGTTAAAAGAAAGGGAAATAAAGTCGTGGGTGATCTTATGAAAGGTCTTATATACAGTAAGG acAGCAATCACTTTTCATCTAGCATGTTGCGGCAGCATAAATTTTTGACTGAAATAATTGAACGTTTGAACAATAGTGCGACCCAAGATGAAGTATTGAAAGAGATTGAATCTGTTAGGAAAATGTTAACAACGTCTGAGAACATGGTCTTTCATATGGCGGTAAATGTTGATAAGTTGGCTGGTCAAATTTCCAACGTTTACCAACCTTGGGAAGTACTATTACCTCAAGGAAACAACCCTAACAAATCGAA aTTACATGTTACACAGGATTGGGCGCTGATGATTCCGCCAGCTGATGAACCAGCTAACAGCTGTGTTACAGGTCTCGGGTGTATTGAGTCCGCATTTTTCTGTCAATGTAGTCCTTGTATAAAAGATTTCCTCAGTCCTGATTTAGTGCCGTTACTTGTATTTCTACAATATCTAACACAACTCGAG GGTCCAATGTGGAGACAGATCAGAGGTCAGGGCTTATCTTACGGATACAGTGTTCTCCCTCACCTAAATGAGGGCTTTTTGTACTTGACGTTTTACAGAGCAACGAACATCCTGGCTGCTTACAAGGAGGCTAAAACCATAATG GAAAGTCATTTCGAGGGTGGGAAATGGGAACAGGCTCTGTTCGAATCAGCTAAGTCCTCTTTGATATTCGAAGTAATTGAGAGACATAAAAGTGTCGGTGATGTGGTAGCTCAGTCACTTTTTTCTTACCTAAAAAATGTTCCTCACGACTATGACAGACGCATGGTTCAACACATATCGGCAGTAACTATTGAGGATATAAATCGTGTCGGACCTAAATATGTAAAACAATTATTCGACCCCAAGGAATGCAAAACAACTATAGTTTGTCATCCCTCAAAGGCGACCGAAGTCGCTGAGGGTTTTGGAGA GCTAGGCCATAATTTGAAAGTATACAATTCGTTGGAAGAAAGTTATCTAAATGTTTGGTAA
- the LOC107222381 gene encoding uncharacterized protein C05D11.1 isoform X3 gives MTTAGSEGFLSLMPIFLEHILYPTLTDSGFITEVHHVTGEGEDAGVVYCEMQGGENSGESLVHNALTRAIYPGRCGYKSETGGMMKNLRESTNNDKVRKYHKEFYRPENLTVIITGQVKHADVFKAVQPLEQKIISKGDRGPYVRPWQSPVPPLTESIDLDIHYPCDDEDNGLINIGWRGPSAVTELYQLTGCSILLKYLTDNSVSPLQREFVEINDPYASKVAYSLAENSEAMLYLIFENVPKAKIPLVKDHLVKTLKDIADGENGIDMKRLNTVIQRHILETLSNLENSPHDSVAFMVIGDILYGQTKEDLDHRLNQVEDLKKLGKEPASYWHNILKKYFIDGPMVVVRGFPSQERQREIGKSERQRVEKQVEALGAEGLKKKAQELQEAMILNERPIPDEMLTCVPIPSTDSINFHHIKSFTSDIAEQHPKLNLNNLPLFTYLDHVNTNFVYMSVIMDSAGIPQELRPYLPLLLEAILESPVKRGDTLIPYEQVVAELEADTVATSIGIGFDGTSRFSCGAYSHSVNFMLQLEPTKYEKGIQWIRELLYETELTPERLRIIAAKIVNEVAQVKRKGNKVVGDLMKGLIYSKDSNHFSSSMLRQHKFLTEIIERLNNSATQDEVLKEIESVRKMLTTSENMVFHMAVNVDKLAGQISNVYQPWEVLLPQGNNPNKSKLHVTQDWALMIPPADEPANSCVTGLGCIESAFFCQCSPCIKDFLSPDLVPLLVFLQYLTQLEGPMWRQIRGQGLSYGYSVLPHLNEGFLYLTFYRATNILAAYKEAKTIMESHFEGGKWEQALFESAKSSLIFEVIERHKSVGDVVAQSLFSYLKNVPHDYDRRMVQHISAVTIEDINRVGPKYVKQLFDPKECKTTIVCHPSKATEVAEGFGELGHNLKVYNSLEESYLNVW, from the exons ATGACGACAGCTGGGAGCGAAGGATTTCTCTCACTGATGCCCATATTTCTTGAGCACATTCTGTATCCGACATTAACG GATTCTGGATTTATAACTGAAGTTCATCATGTAACTGGAGAAGGGGAAGACGCGGGTGTAGTCTATTGCGAAATGCAGGGAGGAGAAAATAGTGGAGAATCTTTGGTCCACAATGCTTTAACAAGAGCTATCTACCCGGGACGTTGTGGATATAAATCAGAAACTGGAG GTATGATGAAAAACTTGCGAGAAAGTACAAACAATGATAAAGTAAGAAAGTATCATAAGGAGTTTTACAGGCCGGAAAATTTGACCGTTATTATAACTGGGCAAGTGAAACATGCCGACGTTTTTAAAGCTGTGCAACCACTTGAACAAAAGATAATATCAAAG GGAGACAGAGGGCCATATGTAAGGCCTTGGCAAAGCCCAGTCCCGCCCTTAACAGAGAGTATTGATTTGGATATACATTATCCTTGCGACGACGAGGATAACGGACTGATAAACATAGGTTGGCGTGGTCCGTCAGCAGTTACAGAACTGTACCAATTAACAGGGTGTTCGATACTGCTTAAATATTTGACAGACAACTCAGTCAGTCCTTTACAGCGAGAGtttgttgaaataaatgaTCCTTATGCGAGTAAAGTCGCATATTCTCTTGCCGAAAATTCAGAAGCCATGTTGTacttgatatttgaaaatgtaccAAAGGCGAAGATACCGTTGGTAAAGGATCACCTAGTTAAAACGCTGAAAGATATAGCCGATGGAGAAAATGgtattgatatgaaaagatTGAACACAGTCATTCAAAGACACATATTAGAAACTTTGAGTAACTTGGAAAACAGTCCACATGATTCGGTAGCATTCATGGTAATTGGCGATATTCTTTACGGCCAGACTAAAGAAGAT CTGGACCACAGATTAAACCAAGTAGAGGATTTGAAGAAGCTTGGTAAGGAACCAGCTTCATATTGGCATAATATTTTAAAGAAATACTTTATCGATGGACCTATGGTAGTTGTGAGAGGATTTCCTAGCCAGGAGAGGCAACGGGAGATAGGTAAAAGCGAACGGCAAAGAGTAGAGAAGCAAGTAGAAGCACTGGGAGCAGAGGGTCTTAAGAAAAAAGCACAAGAACTACAGGAAGCAATGATTTTGAATGAG AGACCAATTCCTGATGAGATGTTAACATGTGTCCCAATACCCAGCACAGATTCTATAAACTTTCACCATATTAAGAGTTTCACATCGGATATAGCTGAGCAGCATCccaaattgaatttgaacaatttgCCATTGTTCACGTATTTAGATCATGTCAATACAAACTTTGTCTAT ATGTCCGTTATTATGGACTCAGCTGGTATACCACAGGAGTTGAGGCCCTATCTTCCGCTTCTTCTCGAAGCAATATTGGAAAGCCCTGTCAAAAGAGGTGACACGTTGATACCGTATGAACAAGTTGTTGCCGAACTTGAAGCGGACACTGTAGCAACTAGCATTGGAATAGGATTCGATGGAACATCTAGGTTTTCATGCGGAGCTTACAGTCACAGTGTGAACTTCATGTTACAA CTTGAGCCGACTAAATATGAGAAAGGAATACAGTGGATCAGGGAACTTCTTTACGAGACTGAACTCACTCCTGAGAGACTGAGAATCATTGCTGCTAAAATAGTCAACGAAGTTGCTCAGGTTAAAAGAAAGGGAAATAAAGTCGTGGGTGATCTTATGAAAGGTCTTATATACAGTAAGG acAGCAATCACTTTTCATCTAGCATGTTGCGGCAGCATAAATTTTTGACTGAAATAATTGAACGTTTGAACAATAGTGCGACCCAAGATGAAGTATTGAAAGAGATTGAATCTGTTAGGAAAATGTTAACAACGTCTGAGAACATGGTCTTTCATATGGCGGTAAATGTTGATAAGTTGGCTGGTCAAATTTCCAACGTTTACCAACCTTGGGAAGTACTATTACCTCAAGGAAACAACCCTAACAAATCGAA aTTACATGTTACACAGGATTGGGCGCTGATGATTCCGCCAGCTGATGAACCAGCTAACAGCTGTGTTACAGGTCTCGGGTGTATTGAGTCCGCATTTTTCTGTCAATGTAGTCCTTGTATAAAAGATTTCCTCAGTCCTGATTTAGTGCCGTTACTTGTATTTCTACAATATCTAACACAACTCGAG GGTCCAATGTGGAGACAGATCAGAGGTCAGGGCTTATCTTACGGATACAGTGTTCTCCCTCACCTAAATGAGGGCTTTTTGTACTTGACGTTTTACAGAGCAACGAACATCCTGGCTGCTTACAAGGAGGCTAAAACCATAATG GAAAGTCATTTCGAGGGTGGGAAATGGGAACAGGCTCTGTTCGAATCAGCTAAGTCCTCTTTGATATTCGAAGTAATTGAGAGACATAAAAGTGTCGGTGATGTGGTAGCTCAGTCACTTTTTTCTTACCTAAAAAATGTTCCTCACGACTATGACAGACGCATGGTTCAACACATATCGGCAGTAACTATTGAGGATATAAATCGTGTCGGACCTAAATATGTAAAACAATTATTCGACCCCAAGGAATGCAAAACAACTATAGTTTGTCATCCCTCAAAGGCGACCGAAGTCGCTGAGGGTTTTGGAGA GCTAGGCCATAATTTGAAAGTATACAATTCGTTGGAAGAAAGTTATCTAAATGTTTGGTAA
- the LOC107222381 gene encoding uncharacterized protein C05D11.1 isoform X2: protein MLLRSTTEAYDDDGLPHTLEHLIFLGSEKYPYKGVLDLLANRCLASGTNAWTDTDHTCYTMTTAGSEGFLSLMPIFLEHILYPTLTDSGFITEVHHVTGEGEDAGVVYCEMQGGENSGESLVHNALTRAIYPGRCGYKSETGGMMKNLRESTNNDKVRKYHKEFYRPENLTVIITGQVKHADVFKAVQPLEQKIISKGDRGPYVRPWQSPVPPLTESIDLDIHYPCDDEDNGLINIGWRGPSAVTELYQLTGCSILLKYLTDNSVSPLQREFVEINDPYASKVAYSLAENSEAMLYLIFENVPKAKIPLVKDHLVKTLKDIADGENGIDMKRLNTVIQRHILETLSNLENSPHDSVAFMVIGDILYGQTKEDLDHRLNQVEDLKKLGKEPASYWHNILKKYFIDGPMVVVRGFPSQERQREIGKSERQRVEKQVEALGAEGLKKKAQELQEAMILNERPIPDEMLTCVPIPSTDSINFHHIKSFTSDIAEQHPKLNLNNLPLFTYLDHVNTNFVYMSVIMDSAGIPQELRPYLPLLLEAILESPVKRGDTLIPYEQVVAELEADTVATSIGIGFDGTSRFSCGAYSHSVNFMLQLEPTKYEKGIQWIRELLYETELTPERLRIIAAKIVNEVAQVKRKGNKVVGDLMKGLIYSKDSNHFSSSMLRQHKFLTEIIERLNNSATQDEVLKEIESVRKMLTTSENMVFHMAVNVDKLAGQISNVYQPWEVLLPQGNNPNKSKLHVTQDWALMIPPADEPANSCVTGLGCIESAFFCQCSPCIKDFLSPDLVPLLVFLQYLTQLEGPMWRQIRGQGLSYGYSVLPHLNEGFLYLTFYRATNILAAYKEAKTIMESHFEGGKWEQALFESAKSSLIFEVIERHKSVGDVVAQSLFSYLKNVPHDYDRRMVQHISAVTIEDINRVGPKYVKQLFDPKECKTTIVCHPSKATEVAEGFGELGHNLKVYNSLEESYLNVW, encoded by the exons ATGTTACTAAGATCTA CCACTGAGGCCTACGACGATGACGGTCTCCCTCACACCTTGGAGCACCTGATTTTTTTAGGGAGTGAAAAATATCCTTACAAAGGTGTTCTAGACTTGTTAGCTAACAGATGTTTAGCATCAGGTACAAACGCATGGACGGATACTGACCATACTTGTTACACCATGACGACAGCTGGGAGCGAAGGATTTCTCTCACTGATGCCCATATTTCTTGAGCACATTCTGTATCCGACATTAACG GATTCTGGATTTATAACTGAAGTTCATCATGTAACTGGAGAAGGGGAAGACGCGGGTGTAGTCTATTGCGAAATGCAGGGAGGAGAAAATAGTGGAGAATCTTTGGTCCACAATGCTTTAACAAGAGCTATCTACCCGGGACGTTGTGGATATAAATCAGAAACTGGAG GTATGATGAAAAACTTGCGAGAAAGTACAAACAATGATAAAGTAAGAAAGTATCATAAGGAGTTTTACAGGCCGGAAAATTTGACCGTTATTATAACTGGGCAAGTGAAACATGCCGACGTTTTTAAAGCTGTGCAACCACTTGAACAAAAGATAATATCAAAG GGAGACAGAGGGCCATATGTAAGGCCTTGGCAAAGCCCAGTCCCGCCCTTAACAGAGAGTATTGATTTGGATATACATTATCCTTGCGACGACGAGGATAACGGACTGATAAACATAGGTTGGCGTGGTCCGTCAGCAGTTACAGAACTGTACCAATTAACAGGGTGTTCGATACTGCTTAAATATTTGACAGACAACTCAGTCAGTCCTTTACAGCGAGAGtttgttgaaataaatgaTCCTTATGCGAGTAAAGTCGCATATTCTCTTGCCGAAAATTCAGAAGCCATGTTGTacttgatatttgaaaatgtaccAAAGGCGAAGATACCGTTGGTAAAGGATCACCTAGTTAAAACGCTGAAAGATATAGCCGATGGAGAAAATGgtattgatatgaaaagatTGAACACAGTCATTCAAAGACACATATTAGAAACTTTGAGTAACTTGGAAAACAGTCCACATGATTCGGTAGCATTCATGGTAATTGGCGATATTCTTTACGGCCAGACTAAAGAAGAT CTGGACCACAGATTAAACCAAGTAGAGGATTTGAAGAAGCTTGGTAAGGAACCAGCTTCATATTGGCATAATATTTTAAAGAAATACTTTATCGATGGACCTATGGTAGTTGTGAGAGGATTTCCTAGCCAGGAGAGGCAACGGGAGATAGGTAAAAGCGAACGGCAAAGAGTAGAGAAGCAAGTAGAAGCACTGGGAGCAGAGGGTCTTAAGAAAAAAGCACAAGAACTACAGGAAGCAATGATTTTGAATGAG AGACCAATTCCTGATGAGATGTTAACATGTGTCCCAATACCCAGCACAGATTCTATAAACTTTCACCATATTAAGAGTTTCACATCGGATATAGCTGAGCAGCATCccaaattgaatttgaacaatttgCCATTGTTCACGTATTTAGATCATGTCAATACAAACTTTGTCTAT ATGTCCGTTATTATGGACTCAGCTGGTATACCACAGGAGTTGAGGCCCTATCTTCCGCTTCTTCTCGAAGCAATATTGGAAAGCCCTGTCAAAAGAGGTGACACGTTGATACCGTATGAACAAGTTGTTGCCGAACTTGAAGCGGACACTGTAGCAACTAGCATTGGAATAGGATTCGATGGAACATCTAGGTTTTCATGCGGAGCTTACAGTCACAGTGTGAACTTCATGTTACAA CTTGAGCCGACTAAATATGAGAAAGGAATACAGTGGATCAGGGAACTTCTTTACGAGACTGAACTCACTCCTGAGAGACTGAGAATCATTGCTGCTAAAATAGTCAACGAAGTTGCTCAGGTTAAAAGAAAGGGAAATAAAGTCGTGGGTGATCTTATGAAAGGTCTTATATACAGTAAGG acAGCAATCACTTTTCATCTAGCATGTTGCGGCAGCATAAATTTTTGACTGAAATAATTGAACGTTTGAACAATAGTGCGACCCAAGATGAAGTATTGAAAGAGATTGAATCTGTTAGGAAAATGTTAACAACGTCTGAGAACATGGTCTTTCATATGGCGGTAAATGTTGATAAGTTGGCTGGTCAAATTTCCAACGTTTACCAACCTTGGGAAGTACTATTACCTCAAGGAAACAACCCTAACAAATCGAA aTTACATGTTACACAGGATTGGGCGCTGATGATTCCGCCAGCTGATGAACCAGCTAACAGCTGTGTTACAGGTCTCGGGTGTATTGAGTCCGCATTTTTCTGTCAATGTAGTCCTTGTATAAAAGATTTCCTCAGTCCTGATTTAGTGCCGTTACTTGTATTTCTACAATATCTAACACAACTCGAG GGTCCAATGTGGAGACAGATCAGAGGTCAGGGCTTATCTTACGGATACAGTGTTCTCCCTCACCTAAATGAGGGCTTTTTGTACTTGACGTTTTACAGAGCAACGAACATCCTGGCTGCTTACAAGGAGGCTAAAACCATAATG GAAAGTCATTTCGAGGGTGGGAAATGGGAACAGGCTCTGTTCGAATCAGCTAAGTCCTCTTTGATATTCGAAGTAATTGAGAGACATAAAAGTGTCGGTGATGTGGTAGCTCAGTCACTTTTTTCTTACCTAAAAAATGTTCCTCACGACTATGACAGACGCATGGTTCAACACATATCGGCAGTAACTATTGAGGATATAAATCGTGTCGGACCTAAATATGTAAAACAATTATTCGACCCCAAGGAATGCAAAACAACTATAGTTTGTCATCCCTCAAAGGCGACCGAAGTCGCTGAGGGTTTTGGAGA GCTAGGCCATAATTTGAAAGTATACAATTCGTTGGAAGAAAGTTATCTAAATGTTTGGTAA